The following proteins are co-located in the Cryomorphaceae bacterium genome:
- a CDS encoding ABC transporter permease gives MKSVLPILTRSKTLLTAGLVLLFLALFAPFLAGNQPILVNLNGALHFPVLKGDTDYTMRVAALAQNKDLQWMVKPPVPFSPHDMDLQRVAVPPFSKAAIPGIENTRHWLGTDELGRDVLAQVIHGSRTSLMIALIAVALAVMIGILLGALGGYWHNRNLQLHFLTFFFWVVLVVLVAHVAWVAWQIQSWMTSALLLIPVLTFIYLLRRVNQWLLKSRVKNWSIMLTPDAWVLWVVHLITALPAYFILIALLAVWRDVSAVGLSVILGLLMWPDIARLMRASVISVRNEAYIDATSALGISPWRVVLRHIAPNAWRSALTTIGFAVGAAIVAESFLSFIGIASANTVSWGTLLASSRANPEWWWLSVFPGLALISAVLVFYRLSGLLISSPEKKA, from the coding sequence ATGAAGTCGGTTCTGCCCATATTGACCCGGTCAAAAACCCTGCTTACAGCTGGACTTGTTCTGCTTTTCCTTGCCCTTTTTGCTCCATTTCTCGCCGGAAACCAACCTATTTTGGTCAATCTCAACGGAGCGCTTCATTTCCCCGTGTTGAAAGGTGACACTGACTACACCATGAGAGTGGCCGCACTTGCTCAAAACAAAGACCTGCAGTGGATGGTGAAACCTCCGGTTCCCTTTTCACCGCATGATATGGATTTGCAACGCGTGGCTGTTCCTCCGTTCTCAAAAGCCGCTATTCCCGGGATTGAAAACACCCGCCACTGGTTAGGCACGGACGAATTAGGAAGAGACGTACTTGCGCAAGTAATTCATGGCAGCAGAACTTCGCTCATGATTGCGCTGATCGCGGTTGCCCTGGCCGTAATGATAGGCATACTGCTCGGCGCCCTGGGCGGCTATTGGCACAACCGCAATTTGCAACTTCATTTTCTGACTTTTTTCTTTTGGGTTGTGCTTGTGGTTCTTGTTGCTCACGTGGCATGGGTAGCATGGCAAATTCAGAGTTGGATGACGTCAGCCCTCCTTCTAATCCCCGTGCTTACCTTTATATACCTCCTCCGGCGAGTCAATCAATGGCTATTAAAATCACGGGTCAAAAATTGGAGCATAATGCTCACGCCCGACGCATGGGTTCTCTGGGTGGTTCACCTGATTACAGCTCTCCCTGCTTACTTCATTTTAATTGCTTTGCTAGCCGTGTGGAGAGACGTTTCGGCTGTGGGACTTTCGGTCATTTTGGGCTTACTGATGTGGCCCGACATAGCCCGGCTCATGAGAGCTTCTGTAATTTCCGTGCGCAACGAGGCCTACATTGATGCCACCAGCGCACTCGGAATCAGCCCCTGGAGAGTAGTCCTCCGACACATTGCACCCAATGCATGGCGCTCAGCGCTCACAACCATAGGTTTTGCTGTGGGGGCGGCCATTGTTGCAGAGTCTTTTCTGTCTTTTATCGGTATCGCATCAGCCAATACCGTTTCGTGGGGAACGCTCCTTGCATCTTCGCGCGCCAACCCCGAATGGTGGTGGCTTTCTGTATTTCCCGGGCTTGCATTGATTTCGGCTGTGCTGGTATTTTACC